In the Manis javanica isolate MJ-LG chromosome 12, MJ_LKY, whole genome shotgun sequence genome, one interval contains:
- the SPHKAP gene encoding A-kinase anchor protein SPHKAP isoform X5, with protein sequence MTCNSLLSVPSNLESPLMYEVSAPQPGSASSRSGSSLGGSITACKKVLCSNSLLESTDYWLQNQRTPCQIGFVEDKSENCASVCFVNLDVNKDERRLDQLQQKLVNVSPDLPKLISSMNVQQPKENEIVLLSGLASGNLQTDFEVSQCPWLPDICLVQCARGSGPNSTNCIIFEINKFLIGLELVQERQLHLETNILKVEDDTNCSLSSIEEDFLTASEHLEEESEVEEYRNGYENINVSANALENKMTKEEATQEEWDYHKEKSPYAFKGQCSSKCHTPPITAEGSLERVAEDTALQSLHPLAPPSEWEVEAVGKERPPANYRHSENCKGQVEKSQFLYIPGDAYFSKMVKKDRSSACGTITEHANNLGPRTHEDGTGSPPDIQGGEATTGEYATNLAESVLQDAFIRLSQSQPTPPQELAVSVSAGSGLLPSSCFTEDMGVPQSWNELPKIVIVQSPDGSDAAPGPGTSSQPKMDMSVEALGVLPGENLSRGPQSALEVALACAATVIGTISSPQATERLKIEQESLVLNHPLGDNEPLQTQISQVLKEPSIGKYSFPSALCGMTQVASAVAVCGLGETGEVGCPVASSGLLFTAETPAAVPALCSLGTGRSMELGNEAIVEALLKEATLLLTRPDTYSSTGDFMESMSGRIMEAASKPQTLCSENVLGNELAQTLSNVIVKHAIDEVHQKNKIINPNDSRHSSETLDTLMESINQLLFDVICFTFKKMNHIVQLGQCSTALSKETMRWRETELGCQPPDQAASQTRTKATECSSSHPLSNPCSTSLVINDLVEDTCLKQDSKCPGKPSLLKPTLPSELSCSPRAPDYLTANTLPREIYLKGAGGEDTKDPHPMMDHSEDECRAPSEKGRTLTVAKCSRISQDAEDTSHPKAQGKYDCASPLNTEVQVNLSLSGNDLLPAQSMLQTKHAEVYSIPDFAEDLAEMIVSMATEIAAICLDNSNGKQPWFCAWKQGTEFLVTPNVSCRSLKRKKESQAGGATVRKHKPPRLSEIKRKTDEHPELKEKLMNRVVDESMNLEDIPDSVNIFANEVATKIMNLTEFSVVDSAWQAQSSPRNRLLGGDRWSRLKASSCESIPEEDSNARPFASNLGLTSTLSQPVSRASSVSKQSSCESITDEFSRFMVNQMENEGRGFELLLDYYAGKNASSILNSAMQQACRKNDHLSVRPSCPSKQSSTESITEEFYRYMLRDIERESRDSAPSRRSSQDWSAGLLSPAVRSPLCYRQSSMPDSRSLGARLTVNVPVKANSLDGFAQNSQQDFLSIQPVGSVSSSGLCKSDSCLYQRGGTDRMTDMLIHETWANSIEALMRKNKIITDDAGAAGAEPAADGSRLRGDRSADRTASSRGHRGPALGVQESPAHPRKGSITESQYLPVSAQNKAAPLTNHSSLDSKKDRSSCHDAVRPSHARPPLCSREVPLIQIETEQREECGGEPEHLPSKSSPLEEAEEASREENVPDVARGGDAAVSACQNRSDSLDAGDDVPEAEVSTEGRAPDELPTPAGSSGESTDSWSQLANEEDNPDDTSSFLQLSERSMSNGNSSATSSLGIMDLDIYQESMPSSPMINELVEEKEILKGQSENIEERAPGVPAGAASCQGSLLVINFDLEPECPDTELRATLQWIAASELGIPAIYFKKSQESRIEKFLDVVRLVHQKSWKVGDIFHAVVQYCKMHEERKAGTPSLFDWLLELG encoded by the exons GTTTGCTTTGTGAACCTGGATGTGAACAAGGATGAACGCCGCCTGGACCAGCTGCAGCAG AAATTGGTCAACGTTTCACCAGATCTTCCAAAACTTATCAGCTCCATGAACGTCCAACagccaaaagaaaatgaaattgtccTCCTAAGTGGGTTAGCATCTGGAAATCTGCAGACAGATTTTGAAGTTTCACAG TGCCCTTGGCTGCCAGATATCTGCCTGGTGCAGTGTGCCAGAGGCAGCGGGCCAAACAGTACCAATTGCATCATCTTTGAAATCAACAAGTTTTTGATCGGCCTGGAACTGGTGCAGGAGCGTCAGCTCCACCTGGAAACCAACATCTTGAAAGTGGAGGATGACACAAACTGTTCCCTGTCCTCAATCGAGGAAGACTTTCTAACTGCCTCTGAGCACCTGGAGGAGGAAAGCGAGGTGGAAGAATATAGGAACG gttatgaaaatataaatgtctcAGCCAATGCTTTGGAgaataaaatgacaaaggaagAAGCCACACAGGAGGAATGGGATTACCACAAGGAAAAGTCACCTTATGCTTTCAAAGGCCAGTGCAGTAGCAAATGTCACACACCGCCGATTACAGCAGAAGGATCTCTGGAAAGAGTAGCAGAAGACACAGCACTGCAGAGTCTGCATCCACTGGCCCCGCCATCAGAATGGGAAGTTGAAGCTGTGGGGAAGGAGAGGCCCCCCGCAAATTACCGTCATTCTGAAAATTGTAAAGGTCAAGTGGAAAAATCGCAGTTTCTGTATATTCCAGGTGATGCTTATTTCTCCAAGATGGTTAAGAAAGACAGATCTTCTGCATGTGGTACCATCACTGAGCATGCCAACAACTTAGGCCCAAGAACCCATGAAGATGGCACAGGCTCTCCTCCTGACATACAAGGTGGAGAAGCCACAACCGGCGAGTACGCTACAAATTTAGCAGAATCCGTGCTGCAAGATGCATTTATTAGATTATCTCAGTCTCAACCTACACCACCCCAGGAACTTGCAGTCAGTGTCTCTGCAGGCAGTGGTCTGTTACCCAGCAGCTGTTTCACAGAAGATATGGGGGTCCCTCAGTCCTGGAATGAGCTTCCCAAGATTGTCATTGTTCAGAGTCCAGATGGCAGTGATGCTGCCCCTGGGCCAGGCACCTCCTCACAGCCGAAGATGGACATGTCTGTTGAAGCCTTAGGGGTGCTTCCTGGGGAGAACCTCAGCAGAGGCCCCCAGAGTGCTCTGGAAGTAGCATTAGCTTGTGCAGCCACTGTAATTGGAACTATTTCCAGTCCACAGGCCACCGAAAGACTCAAAATAGAGCAAGAATCCCTGGTTTTAAACCATCCACTGGGAGACAATGAACCACTGCAAACTCAAATATCCCAAGTACTCAAAGAACCTTCCATCGGTAAATACTCATTTCCTTCTGCTTTGTGTGGCATGACCCAGGTGGCGAGTGCCGTTGCTGTCTGTGGCCTGGGTGAAACGGGGGAGGTGGGGTGCCCTGTGGCTTCAAGTGGCCTCTTGTTTACAGCCGAGACTCCTGCAGCAGTCCCCGCACTTTGTAGTTTGGGGACAGGGAGGAGCATGGAGCTGGGAAATGAAGCCATCGTAGAGGCATTGCTCAAGGAGGCCACTCTGCTCTTAACAAGGCCTGATACCTACAGCAGCACTGGCGACTTCATGGAATCCATGAGTGGGAGAATCATGGAAGCTGCTTCAAAGCCTCAGACGCTGTGCTCAGAAAATGTCCTTGGGAATGAACTGGCACAGACCCTGTCCAATGTTATTGTAAAGCATGCCATTGACGAAGTtcaccagaaaaataaaataatcaaccCTAATGACAGCAGGCATTCATCTGAAACTCTGGACACCCTAATGGAAAGTATAAATCAACTGCTCTTCGATGTGATATGCTTCACGTTCAAGAAGATGAACCATATTGTACAGCTTGGTCAATGTTCCACTGCCCTTTCTAAGGAAACCATGAGATGGAGGGAAACAGAACTAGGCTGTCAGCCACCTGATCAGGCTGCTAGTCAAACAAGGACAAAAGCCACTGAATGTTCTAGCAGCCACCCACTTAGCAATCCATGTAGCACTAGCCTTGTTATCAATGACCTTGTAGAGGACACATGTCTGAAGCAAGACAGCAAGTGCCCAGGGAAGCCAAGCCTCCTCAAGCCCACGCTGCCATCTGAATTGTCCTGTAGTCCCAGAGCGCCTGATTATTTGACTGCTAACACACTTCCCAGGGAAATATATCTGAAAGGAGCAGGGGGAGAAGATACAAAAGACCCTCATCCAATGATGGATCACAGTGAGGATGAATGCAGAGCCCCTTCAGAGAAAGGAAGGACATTAACAGTTGCCAAGTGCAGCAGAATTTCCCAGGATGCTGAGGACACCAGTCATCCAAAGGCCCAAGGGAAGTATGACTGTGCCTCACCTCTGAACACTGAGGTTCAAGTTAACCTGTCTCTGTCAGGGAATGACTTGCTTCCTGCCCAGTCCATGCTCCAAACAAAACATGCCGAGGTATACAGCATCCCAGACTTTGCCGAAGATTTAGCAGAGATGATTGTCTCCATGGCAACTGAAATTGCAGCAATTTGCCTTGACAACTCCAATGGAAAACAACCCTGGTTTTGTGCATGGAAACAAGGAACTGAGTTTTTGGTTACCCCAAATGTATCCTGCAGATCcctgaagaggaaaaaggaaagccaGGCCGGAGGGGCCACGGTGAGGAAACACAAGCCGCCGCGGCTCAGCGAGATCAAGAGGAAAACAGATGAGCACCCGGAGCTCAAAGAGAAGCTGATGAACAGGGTTGTGGACGAGTccatgaaccttgaggacatcccAGATTCTGTCAATATTTTTGCAAACGAAGTGGCCACCAAGATCATGAACCTAACGGAGTTCTCCGTGGTGGACAGCGCCTGGCAAGCCCAGAGCAGCCCCCGGAACCGGTTACTCGGCGGAGACAGGTGGAGCCGCCTGAAGGCCTCCAGCTGCGAGAGCATCCCGGAGGAGGACTCCAACGCCAGGCCGTTTGCCAGTAACCTGGGCTTGACGAGCACCCTAAGCCAGCCAGTCAGCAGGGCCAGCTCCGTCTCCAAGCAGTCCAGCTGTGAGAGCATTACTGATGAGTTTTCCAGGTTCATGGTGAACCAGATGGAAAATGAAGGCAGAGGATTTGAGTTACTGCTGGATTACTACGCAGGCAAGAATGCCAGCAGCATCCTGAACTCAGCTATGCAACAAGCGTGCCGCAAAAATGACCACCTGAGTGTGAGACCGAGCTGTCCCTCTAAGCAGTCCAGCACCGAGAGCATAACGGAGGAGTTCTACAGGTACATGCTGAGGGACATTGAAAGAGAAAGCAGGGACAGCGCCCCCTCCCGACGAAGCAGCCAGGACTGGTCGGCAGGCTTGCTGTCGCCTGCTGTGCGATCCCCGTTGTGCTACAGACAGTCGTCCATGCCGGACAGCAGATCCCTGGGCGCCAGGCTGACGGTGAATGTGCCCGTCAAGGCCAACTCCTTGGATGGCTTTGCTCAAAACAGCCAGCAAGATTTCCTGAGCATACAGCCGGTCGGTAGCGTGTCTTCCTCCGGGCTCTGCAAATCTGACTCTTGCTTATATCAGAGAGGTGGGACTGACCGCATGACGGACATGCTGATTCATGAGACGTGGGCAAACTCCATCGAGGCTCTCATGCGGAAGAACAAAATCATCACGGATGACGCCGGGGCAGCCGGTGCTGAGCCTGCGGCTGATGGTTCCCGCTTGCGAGGGGACAGGAGTGCAGACAGGACGGCTTCCAGCAGAGGGCACCGTGGGCCGGCTCTTGGCGTTCAGGAGTCCCCTGCTCACCCCAGGAAAGGTTCCATTACTGAAAGCCAGTATCTCCCAGTGTCAGCTCAGAACAAAGCCGCTCCTCTTACAAACCACAGCAGTTTAGATTCTAAAAAGGACAGGTCCTCGTGCCACGATGCTGTCCGCCCATCCCACGCCAGGCCTCCACTTTGCTCCAGGGAGGTGCCTTTAATTCAGATTGAAACCGAGCAGAGAGAAGAGTGTGGTGGAGAACCTGAACACCTCCCTTCCAAAAGCAGCCCCCTGGAGGAAGCAGAAGAGGCTTCGAGAGAGGAAAACGTGCCAGATGTGGCGAGGGGTGGAGACGCTGCCGTGAGTGCATGCCAAAACCGCAG TGACAGCCTTGATGCTGGAGATGATGTCCCAGAGGCTGAAGTCTCAACAGAAGGCAGAGCCCCCGATGAGCTGCCCACCCCCGCTGGCAGCAGTGGGGAGAGCACGGACAGCTGGTCCCAGCTCGCCAACGAGGAGGACAATCCAGACGACACAAGTAGCTTTCTGCAGCTCAGTGAGCGATCCATGAG CAATGGCAACAGTAGTGCCACTAGCAGTCTTGGCATTATGGACCTGGACATTTATCAGGAAAGCATGCCATCTTCTCCCATGATTAA TGAATTAGTAGAAGAAAAGGAGATACTTAAAGGACAGTCAGAAAATATAGAGG AACGTGCCCCTGGAGTGCCAGCGGGAGCAGCCAGCTGCCAGGGGAGCCTGCTGGTGATCAACTTCGACCTGGAGCCTGAGTGTCCCGACACGGAGCTCCGAGCCACTTTGCAGTGGATAGCAGCCTCTGAACTCGGCATCCCCGCCATCTACTTCAAGAAATCTCAGGAAAGCAGAATCGAAAAG
- the SPHKAP gene encoding A-kinase anchor protein SPHKAP isoform X6 has protein sequence MWVVEPNSPTCLSAALSTRRDSQESSNLESPLMYEVSAPQPGSASSRSGSSLGGSITACKKVLCSNSLLESTDYWLQNQRTPCQIGFVEDKSENCASVCFVNLDVNKDERRLDQLQQKLVNVSPDLPKLISSMNVQQPKENEIVLLSGLASGNLQTDFEVSQCPWLPDICLVQCARGSGPNSTNCIIFEINKFLIGLELVQERQLHLETNILKVEDDTNCSLSSIEEDFLTASEHLEEESEVEEYRNGYENINVSANALENKMTKEEATQEEWDYHKEKSPYAFKGQCSSKCHTPPITAEGSLERVAEDTALQSLHPLAPPSEWEVEAVGKERPPANYRHSENCKGQVEKSQFLYIPGDAYFSKMVKKDRSSACGTITEHANNLGPRTHEDGTGSPPDIQGGEATTGEYATNLAESVLQDAFIRLSQSQPTPPQELAVSVSAGSGLLPSSCFTEDMGVPQSWNELPKIVIVQSPDGSDAAPGPGTSSQPKMDMSVEALGVLPGENLSRGPQSALEVALACAATVIGTISSPQATERLKIEQESLVLNHPLGDNEPLQTQISQVLKEPSIGKYSFPSALCGMTQVASAVAVCGLGETGEVGCPVASSGLLFTAETPAAVPALCSLGTGRSMELGNEAIVEALLKEATLLLTRPDTYSSTGDFMESMSGRIMEAASKPQTLCSENVLGNELAQTLSNVIVKHAIDEVHQKNKIINPNDSRHSSETLDTLMESINQLLFDVICFTFKKMNHIVQLGQCSTALSKETMRWRETELGCQPPDQAASQTRTKATECSSSHPLSNPCSTSLVINDLVEDTCLKQDSKCPGKPSLLKPTLPSELSCSPRAPDYLTANTLPREIYLKGAGGEDTKDPHPMMDHSEDECRAPSEKGRTLTVAKCSRISQDAEDTSHPKAQGKYDCASPLNTEVQVNLSLSGNDLLPAQSMLQTKHAEVYSIPDFAEDLAEMIVSMATEIAAICLDNSNGKQPWFCAWKQGTEFLVTPNVSCRSLKRKKESQAGGATVRKHKPPRLSEIKRKTDEHPELKEKLMNRVVDESMNLEDIPDSVNIFANEVATKIMNLTEFSVVDSAWQAQSSPRNRLLGGDRWSRLKASSCESIPEEDSNARPFASNLGLTSTLSQPVSRASSVSKQSSCESITDEFSRFMVNQMENEGRGFELLLDYYAGKNASSILNSAMQQACRKNDHLSVRPSCPSKQSSTESITEEFYRYMLRDIERESRDSAPSRRSSQDWSAGLLSPAVRSPLCYRQSSMPDSRSLGARLTVNVPVKANSLDGFAQNSQQDFLSIQPVGSVSSSGLCKSDSCLYQRGGTDRMTDMLIHETWANSIEALMRKNKIITDDAGAAGAEPAADGSRLRGDRSADRTASSRGHRGPALGVQESPAHPRKGSITESQYLPVSAQNKAAPLTNHSSLDSKKDRSSCHDAVRPSHARPPLCSREVPLIQIETEQREECGGEPEHLPSKSSPLEEAEEASREENVPDVARGGDAAVSACQNRSDSLDAGDDVPEAEVSTEGRAPDELPTPAGSSGESTDSWSQLANEEDNPDDTSSFLQLSERSMSELVEEKEILKGQSENIEERAPGVPAGAASCQGSLLVINFDLEPECPDTELRATLQWIAASELGIPAIYFKKSQESRIEKFLDVVRLVHQKSWKVGDIFHAVVQYCKMHEERKAGTPSLFDWLLELG, from the exons GTTTGCTTTGTGAACCTGGATGTGAACAAGGATGAACGCCGCCTGGACCAGCTGCAGCAG AAATTGGTCAACGTTTCACCAGATCTTCCAAAACTTATCAGCTCCATGAACGTCCAACagccaaaagaaaatgaaattgtccTCCTAAGTGGGTTAGCATCTGGAAATCTGCAGACAGATTTTGAAGTTTCACAG TGCCCTTGGCTGCCAGATATCTGCCTGGTGCAGTGTGCCAGAGGCAGCGGGCCAAACAGTACCAATTGCATCATCTTTGAAATCAACAAGTTTTTGATCGGCCTGGAACTGGTGCAGGAGCGTCAGCTCCACCTGGAAACCAACATCTTGAAAGTGGAGGATGACACAAACTGTTCCCTGTCCTCAATCGAGGAAGACTTTCTAACTGCCTCTGAGCACCTGGAGGAGGAAAGCGAGGTGGAAGAATATAGGAACG gttatgaaaatataaatgtctcAGCCAATGCTTTGGAgaataaaatgacaaaggaagAAGCCACACAGGAGGAATGGGATTACCACAAGGAAAAGTCACCTTATGCTTTCAAAGGCCAGTGCAGTAGCAAATGTCACACACCGCCGATTACAGCAGAAGGATCTCTGGAAAGAGTAGCAGAAGACACAGCACTGCAGAGTCTGCATCCACTGGCCCCGCCATCAGAATGGGAAGTTGAAGCTGTGGGGAAGGAGAGGCCCCCCGCAAATTACCGTCATTCTGAAAATTGTAAAGGTCAAGTGGAAAAATCGCAGTTTCTGTATATTCCAGGTGATGCTTATTTCTCCAAGATGGTTAAGAAAGACAGATCTTCTGCATGTGGTACCATCACTGAGCATGCCAACAACTTAGGCCCAAGAACCCATGAAGATGGCACAGGCTCTCCTCCTGACATACAAGGTGGAGAAGCCACAACCGGCGAGTACGCTACAAATTTAGCAGAATCCGTGCTGCAAGATGCATTTATTAGATTATCTCAGTCTCAACCTACACCACCCCAGGAACTTGCAGTCAGTGTCTCTGCAGGCAGTGGTCTGTTACCCAGCAGCTGTTTCACAGAAGATATGGGGGTCCCTCAGTCCTGGAATGAGCTTCCCAAGATTGTCATTGTTCAGAGTCCAGATGGCAGTGATGCTGCCCCTGGGCCAGGCACCTCCTCACAGCCGAAGATGGACATGTCTGTTGAAGCCTTAGGGGTGCTTCCTGGGGAGAACCTCAGCAGAGGCCCCCAGAGTGCTCTGGAAGTAGCATTAGCTTGTGCAGCCACTGTAATTGGAACTATTTCCAGTCCACAGGCCACCGAAAGACTCAAAATAGAGCAAGAATCCCTGGTTTTAAACCATCCACTGGGAGACAATGAACCACTGCAAACTCAAATATCCCAAGTACTCAAAGAACCTTCCATCGGTAAATACTCATTTCCTTCTGCTTTGTGTGGCATGACCCAGGTGGCGAGTGCCGTTGCTGTCTGTGGCCTGGGTGAAACGGGGGAGGTGGGGTGCCCTGTGGCTTCAAGTGGCCTCTTGTTTACAGCCGAGACTCCTGCAGCAGTCCCCGCACTTTGTAGTTTGGGGACAGGGAGGAGCATGGAGCTGGGAAATGAAGCCATCGTAGAGGCATTGCTCAAGGAGGCCACTCTGCTCTTAACAAGGCCTGATACCTACAGCAGCACTGGCGACTTCATGGAATCCATGAGTGGGAGAATCATGGAAGCTGCTTCAAAGCCTCAGACGCTGTGCTCAGAAAATGTCCTTGGGAATGAACTGGCACAGACCCTGTCCAATGTTATTGTAAAGCATGCCATTGACGAAGTtcaccagaaaaataaaataatcaaccCTAATGACAGCAGGCATTCATCTGAAACTCTGGACACCCTAATGGAAAGTATAAATCAACTGCTCTTCGATGTGATATGCTTCACGTTCAAGAAGATGAACCATATTGTACAGCTTGGTCAATGTTCCACTGCCCTTTCTAAGGAAACCATGAGATGGAGGGAAACAGAACTAGGCTGTCAGCCACCTGATCAGGCTGCTAGTCAAACAAGGACAAAAGCCACTGAATGTTCTAGCAGCCACCCACTTAGCAATCCATGTAGCACTAGCCTTGTTATCAATGACCTTGTAGAGGACACATGTCTGAAGCAAGACAGCAAGTGCCCAGGGAAGCCAAGCCTCCTCAAGCCCACGCTGCCATCTGAATTGTCCTGTAGTCCCAGAGCGCCTGATTATTTGACTGCTAACACACTTCCCAGGGAAATATATCTGAAAGGAGCAGGGGGAGAAGATACAAAAGACCCTCATCCAATGATGGATCACAGTGAGGATGAATGCAGAGCCCCTTCAGAGAAAGGAAGGACATTAACAGTTGCCAAGTGCAGCAGAATTTCCCAGGATGCTGAGGACACCAGTCATCCAAAGGCCCAAGGGAAGTATGACTGTGCCTCACCTCTGAACACTGAGGTTCAAGTTAACCTGTCTCTGTCAGGGAATGACTTGCTTCCTGCCCAGTCCATGCTCCAAACAAAACATGCCGAGGTATACAGCATCCCAGACTTTGCCGAAGATTTAGCAGAGATGATTGTCTCCATGGCAACTGAAATTGCAGCAATTTGCCTTGACAACTCCAATGGAAAACAACCCTGGTTTTGTGCATGGAAACAAGGAACTGAGTTTTTGGTTACCCCAAATGTATCCTGCAGATCcctgaagaggaaaaaggaaagccaGGCCGGAGGGGCCACGGTGAGGAAACACAAGCCGCCGCGGCTCAGCGAGATCAAGAGGAAAACAGATGAGCACCCGGAGCTCAAAGAGAAGCTGATGAACAGGGTTGTGGACGAGTccatgaaccttgaggacatcccAGATTCTGTCAATATTTTTGCAAACGAAGTGGCCACCAAGATCATGAACCTAACGGAGTTCTCCGTGGTGGACAGCGCCTGGCAAGCCCAGAGCAGCCCCCGGAACCGGTTACTCGGCGGAGACAGGTGGAGCCGCCTGAAGGCCTCCAGCTGCGAGAGCATCCCGGAGGAGGACTCCAACGCCAGGCCGTTTGCCAGTAACCTGGGCTTGACGAGCACCCTAAGCCAGCCAGTCAGCAGGGCCAGCTCCGTCTCCAAGCAGTCCAGCTGTGAGAGCATTACTGATGAGTTTTCCAGGTTCATGGTGAACCAGATGGAAAATGAAGGCAGAGGATTTGAGTTACTGCTGGATTACTACGCAGGCAAGAATGCCAGCAGCATCCTGAACTCAGCTATGCAACAAGCGTGCCGCAAAAATGACCACCTGAGTGTGAGACCGAGCTGTCCCTCTAAGCAGTCCAGCACCGAGAGCATAACGGAGGAGTTCTACAGGTACATGCTGAGGGACATTGAAAGAGAAAGCAGGGACAGCGCCCCCTCCCGACGAAGCAGCCAGGACTGGTCGGCAGGCTTGCTGTCGCCTGCTGTGCGATCCCCGTTGTGCTACAGACAGTCGTCCATGCCGGACAGCAGATCCCTGGGCGCCAGGCTGACGGTGAATGTGCCCGTCAAGGCCAACTCCTTGGATGGCTTTGCTCAAAACAGCCAGCAAGATTTCCTGAGCATACAGCCGGTCGGTAGCGTGTCTTCCTCCGGGCTCTGCAAATCTGACTCTTGCTTATATCAGAGAGGTGGGACTGACCGCATGACGGACATGCTGATTCATGAGACGTGGGCAAACTCCATCGAGGCTCTCATGCGGAAGAACAAAATCATCACGGATGACGCCGGGGCAGCCGGTGCTGAGCCTGCGGCTGATGGTTCCCGCTTGCGAGGGGACAGGAGTGCAGACAGGACGGCTTCCAGCAGAGGGCACCGTGGGCCGGCTCTTGGCGTTCAGGAGTCCCCTGCTCACCCCAGGAAAGGTTCCATTACTGAAAGCCAGTATCTCCCAGTGTCAGCTCAGAACAAAGCCGCTCCTCTTACAAACCACAGCAGTTTAGATTCTAAAAAGGACAGGTCCTCGTGCCACGATGCTGTCCGCCCATCCCACGCCAGGCCTCCACTTTGCTCCAGGGAGGTGCCTTTAATTCAGATTGAAACCGAGCAGAGAGAAGAGTGTGGTGGAGAACCTGAACACCTCCCTTCCAAAAGCAGCCCCCTGGAGGAAGCAGAAGAGGCTTCGAGAGAGGAAAACGTGCCAGATGTGGCGAGGGGTGGAGACGCTGCCGTGAGTGCATGCCAAAACCGCAG TGACAGCCTTGATGCTGGAGATGATGTCCCAGAGGCTGAAGTCTCAACAGAAGGCAGAGCCCCCGATGAGCTGCCCACCCCCGCTGGCAGCAGTGGGGAGAGCACGGACAGCTGGTCCCAGCTCGCCAACGAGGAGGACAATCCAGACGACACAAGTAGCTTTCTGCAGCTCAGTGAGCGATCCATGAG TGAATTAGTAGAAGAAAAGGAGATACTTAAAGGACAGTCAGAAAATATAGAGG AACGTGCCCCTGGAGTGCCAGCGGGAGCAGCCAGCTGCCAGGGGAGCCTGCTGGTGATCAACTTCGACCTGGAGCCTGAGTGTCCCGACACGGAGCTCCGAGCCACTTTGCAGTGGATAGCAGCCTCTGAACTCGGCATCCCCGCCATCTACTTCAAGAAATCTCAGGAAAGCAGAATCGAAAAG